A stretch of Gadus chalcogrammus isolate NIFS_2021 chromosome 9, NIFS_Gcha_1.0, whole genome shotgun sequence DNA encodes these proteins:
- the LOC130388545 gene encoding troponin I, fast skeletal muscle-like, giving the protein MTEVKKMTSSRRHHLKSLILQIAADWIEVETKEAVETKAAYMSENCPAPSLSGDQAALLEICKKLQQAADRIDEERYDTEAKVQKADKEITDLKLKMVELGGVKKPALKKVRMSADSMLAALLGGKHKVTMDLRSNLKQVKKEVKEEAVEAGDWRKNIEDKADRKKMFETS; this is encoded by the exons ATGACTGA GGTAAAGAAGATGACGTCGAGCCGTAGGCACCATCTCAAG AGTCTGATCCTGCAGATCGCTGCTGATTGGATTGAGGTGGAGACCAAGGAGGCGGTGGAGACAAAGGCCGCCTACATGTCTGAGAactgccccgcccccagccttAGTGGCGACCAGGCTGCTCTCCTG GAAATCTGCAAGAAGCTTCAACAGGCTGCGGACAGAATTGATGAAGAACGCTACGACACAGAGGCCAAAGTACAGAAGGCTGACAAGGAG ATCACAGATCTGAAGCTGAAGATGGTGGAGCTTGGAGGTGTGAAGAAGCCAGCCCTAAAGAAGGTCCGTATGTCTGCTGACTCCATGCTGGCGGCCCTGCTGGGAGGGAAACACAAGGTCACAATGGACCTGAGGTCCAACCTCAAGCAGGTCAAGAaggaggtcaaggaggag GCGGTGGAGGCTGGAGATTGGCGTAAGAACATTGAGGACAAGGCTGACAGGAAGAAGATGTTTGAGACGTCCTAA
- the LOC130388543 gene encoding troponin I, fast skeletal muscle-like: MSDCLGNPEGTPHTIYPCFIGVDSYCPVSPAPCPPASTFSLSRPEPNLIMSDGKKMTSSRRHHLKSLMLQIAATWIETEKQELVEAKQNYMAENCPNPDMSGDLAALMEICKKLSQAADKIDDERYDVESKVVKANKEIEDLRMKVVELGGVKKPALKKVRMSADAMLQALLGGKHKVTMDLRSNLKQVKKEVKEESVEAGDWRKNIEDKADRKKMFETS; encoded by the exons ATGTCTGATTGTCTTGGTAACCCCGAAGG GACGCCTCACACTATATACCCGTGTTTCATCGGGGTTGATTCCTACTGCCCAGTGTCTCCAGCTCCGTGTCCACCAGCCTCCACCTTCTCTCTGAGCAG GCCTGAACCGAACCTCATCATGTCTGA CGGAAAGAAAATGACTTCCAGCCGTAGGCACCATCTGAAG AGTCTGATGCTGCAGATTGCAGCAACCTGGATTGAGACCGAGAagcaggagctggtggaggccaaGCAGAACTACATGGCCGAGAACTGCCCTAACCCCGACATGAGTGGAGACTTGGCTGCACTGATG gAGATTTGCAAGAAGCTCTCCCAGGCGGCCGACAAGATAGATGATGAGCGCTACGACGTGGAGTCCAAAGTGGTGAAGGCCAACAAGGAG ATCGAGGACCTGCGGAtgaaggtggtggagctgggagGCGTGAAGAAGCCAGCCCTGAAGAAGGTCCGCATGTCTGCTGATGCCATGCTGCAGGCCCTACTAGGAGGGAAACACAAGGTCACCATGGACCTCAGGTCCAACCTCAAGCAGGTCAAGAaggaggtcaaggaggag AGCGTAGAGGCCGGAGATTGGCGCAAAAACATTGAGGACAAGGCGGACAGGAAGAAGATGTTCGAGACGTCCTAG